The following proteins are encoded in a genomic region of Gossypium hirsutum isolate 1008001.06 chromosome D05, Gossypium_hirsutum_v2.1, whole genome shotgun sequence:
- the LOC107903179 gene encoding pre-rRNA-processing protein crb3/ipi3-like isoform X2, with product MVSASEDHTCKVWSLSRGRLLRNIMFPSIIDAIALDPGEHVLYAGFQDGPVTNLPSWSGGRTKWASSSRSRELPPPLQKYANFPHNYETYSRKIMQIQDRGAKCSV from the exons ATGGTGTCGGCTTCTGAGGATCACACATGTAAG GTTTGGAGCTTGTCCAGGGGAAGATTATTAAGAAACATTATGTTTCCTTCCATCATTGATGCAATTGCTTTAGACCCTGGTGAACATGTCTTGTACGCTGGCTTTCAAGATG GCCCTGTGACCAATCTTCCCTCTTGGTCAGGCGGCAGGACCAAATGGGCAAGCTCCTCAAGAAGTCGAGAATTACCACCTCCACTACAAAAATATGCAAATTTTCCTCATAATTATGAAACATATTCTAGAAAGATTATGCAGATTCAGGACAGGGGTGCAAAATGTTCAGTTTGA
- the LOC107903179 gene encoding uncharacterized protein isoform X1 has protein sequence MQLWCRLLRITHVWSLSRGRLLRNIMFPSIIDAIALDPGEHVLYAGFQDGPVTNLPSWSGGRTKWASSSRSRELPPPLQKYANFPHNYETYSRKIMQIQDRGAKCSV, from the exons ATGCAATTATGGTGTCGGCTTCTGAGGATCACACAT GTTTGGAGCTTGTCCAGGGGAAGATTATTAAGAAACATTATGTTTCCTTCCATCATTGATGCAATTGCTTTAGACCCTGGTGAACATGTCTTGTACGCTGGCTTTCAAGATG GCCCTGTGACCAATCTTCCCTCTTGGTCAGGCGGCAGGACCAAATGGGCAAGCTCCTCAAGAAGTCGAGAATTACCACCTCCACTACAAAAATATGCAAATTTTCCTCATAATTATGAAACATATTCTAGAAAGATTATGCAGATTCAGGACAGGGGTGCAAAATGTTCAGTTTGA
- the LOC107905580 gene encoding heat stress transcription factor B-4-like (The RefSeq protein has 5 substitutions, 1 frameshift, 1 non-frameshifting indel compared to this genomic sequence): MALMALMLDNCEGILLSLDSHKSVPAPFLTKTYQLVDDPATDHIVSWGEDDTTFVVWRPPEFARDLLPNYFKHNNFSSFVRQLNTYGFRKIVPDRWEFANEFFKKGEKHLLCEIHRRKTVQPQVGINHHHHHHHPHSPLVNAPSFFPFPSRVSISPADSDEQANWCDSPPLSSPRGGTGVSVAGGGGGGGYNSSVTALSEDNERLRKSNNLLMSELAHMKKLYNDIIYFVQNHVKPVTPSNSYSPSLLLYGPPSSVAAAPVVNTTTTNSSFLQKPSNQLLGHYPNSQKPRVQVLNSPTATSQSSLTILEEPCSNSCKTKHFGVPLQSKKRLHPEYGATNMETNKARLVLEKDDLRLNLMPPTC; encoded by the exons ATGGCTCTGATGCTTGATAACTGTGAAGGGATATTACTATCACTAGACTCCCACAAATCAGTGCCAGCTCCATTCCTTACTAAAACCTACCAACTAGTCGATGATCCCGCCACTGACCACATCGTTTCATGGGGTGAAGATGACACTACTTTCGTTGTTTGGAGACCTCCTGAGTTTGCTCGTGATCTCCTCCCTAATTACTTCAAGCACAACAACTTCTCCAGCTTTGTCAGACAGCTCAATActtat GGTTTTAGGAAGATTGTGCCAGACAGATGGGAGTTTGCCAATGAGTTCTtcaagaaaggagaaaaacaCTTGCTTTGTGAGATCCACAGAAGAAAAACTGCGCAACCACAAGTGGGGATAAaccatcatcatcaccatcaccaCCCACATTCTCCTTTGGTTAATGCCCCGAGTTTCTTTCCGTTTCCAAGCCGAGTCAGCATTTCTCCAGCAGACTCAGACGAACAAGCCAACTGGTGTGACTCACCGCCACTTTCTTCTCCAAGAGGAGGTACTGGAGTCTCAGTTGCTGGTGGCGGCGG TGGAGGCTATAACAGCTCGGTCACAGCTTTATCAGAAGACAATGAGAGGCTGAGAAAAAGCAACAACTTGCTGATGTCTGAACTTGCCCATATGAAAAAGCTTTACAATGATATTATCTATTTTGTTCAAAACCATGTGAAGCCTGTCACTCCTAGCAATTCATACTCCCCTTCTTTGCTTCTTTATGGCCCTCCTTCATCCGCTGCTGCTGCTCCTGTTGTTAATACCACCACCACCAATAGTTCATTATTGCAAAAGCCTTCCAACCAGCTTCTTGGGCACTATCCAAATAGTCAGATTCCCCGAGTGCAAGTTTTGAACTCTCCAACGGCTACATCCCAAAGCTCCTTGACGATTCTTGAAGAACCATGCAGCAATAGTTGCAAAACAAAGCTCTTTGGTGTACCCTTACAATCAAAGAAGAGGTTGCACCCCGAGTATGGTGCAACTAACATGGAGACTAACAAAGCACGTTTGGTCTTGGAAAAAGATGATTTACGGCTGAACCTTATGCCTCCCACATGTTAG